The following proteins are co-located in the Takifugu flavidus isolate HTHZ2018 chromosome 16, ASM371156v2, whole genome shotgun sequence genome:
- the mavs gene encoding mitochondrial antiviral-signaling protein — MTFASDKLYKGYLRRNMPTIVSKVKVREIVPHLPCLTDHDRENIEAKRETYGNFDSMVLLLDCLKRRENWPEEFITALEECNHSAIAAEIRNEYNALKGNSNPGSPAATVTRAHVHPAPSAVHLPIPESGGNSDAAPPLPGETSAPPQAAVQAPPPQQVPQQVPQQVPQQPQPPETSALPACPPPQLEAAPVPSTPPASPETQRAASRSAPPLTEVTSHQEPVENSETDDRAVIPEHLSTGDAPQPSSPVEQSQTDAQSEGGDVRSTTPTAEVVPPTSPPAAPVDSNTTYGSTLSVKTPEKAPVQDSNPPILQDEETPAPACTQEEERSSQTGAAPLPGAAAMEDESLTLCLSQPGELISVQPQLPGSPALATPISPVEPYSGNSTRLEMSSVAEDLAPTPESSAVTSSMLPCQENGMVVNHNQPEENHYDSPSESLQMQEVRENLLRIREEPSILNLDGHDSTPRGQLTRDEAASEMISGAAAEAAPANPPPVSESEQPPEPAPAESSAPALQESEKTTSSRFLTSHTKYFATAAGVGACALLLAWKFKN, encoded by the exons ATGACATTCGCCAGCGATAAACTGTACAAAGGATACTTGCGGAGGAATATGCCGACCATCGTGTCCAAGGTGAAAGTGAGAGAAATAGTTCCGCACCTGCCATGCCTGACTGACCACGACAGG GAGAACATAGAAGCAAAGCGGGAGACGTATGGGAACTTTGACAGCATGGTGCTGCTCCTGGACTGTctaaagaggagagaaaactgGCCGGAGGAGTTCATCACAGCGCTGGAGGAGTGTAACCATTCAGCCATAGCGGCCGAAATTAGAAACGAATACAACGCTCTGAAAGGCA ATTCCAACCCCggctctcctgcagccactgtcaCGAGGGCACACGTCCATCCGGCGCCATCTGCCGTTCATCTGCCCATCCCAGAGAGTGGTGGAAACAGTGATGCTGCGCCCCCTCTGCCAGGTGAgacctcagctcctccacaggcAGCAGtgcaggccccgccccctcagcaGGTCCCTCAGCAGGTCCCTCAGCAGGTCCCTCAGCAGCCACAGCCTCCTGAGACCTCAGCGCTCCCAGCTTGTCCCCCACCTCAGCTTGAAGCGGCGCCTGTTCCATcaacacctccagcctcacctgaAACCCAGCGAGCAGCGAGCAGGAGCGCACCACCTCTGACGGAGGTCACTTCTCATCAGGAGCCTGTGGAAAACTCTGAAACCGACGATAGAGCTGTGATCCCAGAACACCTGAGCACAGGAGATGCTCCTCAGCCTTCCAGCCCTGTTGAGCAGTCTCAAACAGACGCTCAGTCTGAGGGGGGAGACGTCCGGTccacaacacccacagcagaggTCGTGCCACCGACGAGCCCCCCCGCCGCTCCGGTAGACTCAAACACCACCTACGGATCCACGCTGTCTGTGAAAACTCCCGAGAAAGCTCCAGTCCAGGACTCCAACCCTCCTATCCTGCAGGACGAGGAGACCCCTGCACCTGCCTGCACACAG gaggaggagcgcagctctcagacaggagctgctcctctgccTGGTGCTGCAGCGATGGAGGACGAGTCTCTGACGCTGTGTCTCAGTCAGCCTGGTGAACTCATCAGCGTCCAGCCACAGCTCCCCGGTAGCCCGGCTCTAGCCACACccatctcacctgtggagcCCTACTCAGGTAACAGCACCCGACTGGAGATGAGCAGTGTTGCTGAGGACCTGGCCCCCACCCCTGAGAGCTCTGCTGTCACCTCCTCAATGCTGCCATGCCAGGAGAACGGCATGGTTGTGAACCATAATCAACCCGAGGAAAACCACTACGACTCCCCCAGTGAGAGCCTGCAAATGCAGGAGGTTCGGGAAAACCTGCTGCGAATACGCGAGGAGCCCTCAATCCTCAACCTGGACGGCCACGACTCAACACCCCGAGGTCAACTCACCCGTGATGAAGCAGCATCAGAAATGATCTctggcgctgctgcagaggctgcaccTGCGAACCCCCCCCCTGTGAGTGAGAGCGAGCAGCCCCCCGAGCCGGCACCAGCGGAGAGTTCAGCGCCGGCCCTGCAGGAGTCGGAGAAGACGACGTCCTCCAGGTTCCTCACAAGTCATACTAAGTACTTTGCTACTGCGGCAGGTGTGGGAGCCTGTGCGCTGCTGTTGGCGTGGAAGTTTAAGAACTAA
- the pank2 gene encoding pantothenate kinase 2, mitochondrial isoform X2 codes for MEFNGFQRNDETVAEDETPTKQPRSSKEMPGYSAEGPKDEAAASAARTERSSGSAARPRLDSVKKTRPPFPWFGMDIGGTLVKLVYFEPKDITAEEEQEEVENLKSIRWYLTSNTAYGKTGIRDVHLELQDLTMCGRTGNLHFIRFPTQDLPVFLQMARNKHFSSLHTTLCATGGGAYKFEYDFRTTADLQLHKLDELECLVRGVLHIDSVVSSGPSECYYFENPTDPEHCVQRPYTLQNPYPLLLVNIGSGVSILAVYSENNYKRVTGTSLGGGTFLGLCCLLTGCSTFDEALQMASQGESTRVDKLVRDIYGGDYESFGNMMSKEKRESVSKEDLARATLVTITNNIGSITRMCALNENIEKVVFVGNFLRVNTLSMKLLAYAMDYWSKGQLKALFLRHEGYFGAVGALLELLRSS; via the exons atggAGTTCAATGGCTTCCAACGCAACGATGAGACTGTCGCGGAAGACGAGACGCCCACGAAGCAGCCGCGGTCCAGCAAGGAGATGCCCGGTTATTCCGCCGAGGGGCCGAAGGACGAGGCCGCGGCGTCGGCTGCCAGAACCGAGCGGAGCTCCGGCTCCGCGGCTCGACCAAGGCTCGACTCGGTGAAGAAAACAAGGCCGC CCTTCCCCTGGTTCGGAATGGACATCGGGGGCACTCTGGTGAAGCTGGTGTACTTCGAGCCAAAAGATATCACAGCagaagaggaacaggaggaggtggagaacctGAAGAGCATCCGCTGGTACCTGACCTCCAACACTGCCTACGGTAAAACGGGCATCAGGGACGtgcacctggagctgcaggacctgACCATGTGTGGCCGGACGGGCAACCTGCACTTCATCCGCTTCCCGACGCAGGACCTGCCGGTGTTCCTGCAGATGGCCCGCAACAAGCACTTCTCCAGCCTCCACACCACCCTCTGTGCCACCGGTGGGGGCGCGTACAAGTTCGAGTACGATTTCCGCACA ACGGCCGACCTTCAGCTGCACAAGCTGGATGAGCTGGAGTGTTTGGTCCGGGGCGTGCTGCACATCGACTCGGTGGTGTCCAGCGGACCCTCGGAATGCTACTACTTTGAAAACCCCACCGACCCGGAGCACTGCGTCCAGAGGCCGTACACGCTGCAGAACCCTTATCCTTTGCTGCTGGTCAACATCGGGTCAGGGGTCAGCATCCTGGCCGTCTACTCTGAAAACAACTACAAACGAGTTACAGGGACCAG CCTTGGAGGTGGGACCTTCTTGGGCCTTTGTTGTCTGTTGACTGGCTGCTCCACCTTCGACGAAGCTCTACAAATGGCTTCTCAGGGCGAGAGCACGCGAGTGGACAAGCTGGTCCGGGACATCTACGGAGGGGACTATGAGAG TTTTGGCAACATGATGTCCAAGGAGAAGAGGGAGTCCGTGTCCAAAGAGGACCTGGCCAGGGCGACGCTGGTCACCATCACCAACAACATTGGGTCGATCACCAGGATGTGCGCTCTCAACGAG AACATAGAAAAAGTGGTGTTTGTGGGCAACTTCCTCAGAGTCAACACCCTCTCCATGAAGCTGCTGGCCTACGCCATGGACTACTGGTCCAAAGGGCAGCTCAAAGCCCTCTTCCTGCGCCACGAG
- the pank2 gene encoding pantothenate kinase 2, mitochondrial isoform X1: MEFNGFQRNDETVAEDETPTKQPRSSKEMPGYSAEGPKDEAAASAARTERSSGSAARPRLDSVKKTRPPFPWFGMDIGGTLVKLVYFEPKDITAEEEQEEVENLKSIRWYLTSNTAYGKTGIRDVHLELQDLTMCGRTGNLHFIRFPTQDLPVFLQMARNKHFSSLHTTLCATGGGAYKFEYDFRTTADLQLHKLDELECLVRGVLHIDSVVSSGPSECYYFENPTDPEHCVQRPYTLQNPYPLLLVNIGSGVSILAVYSENNYKRVTGTSLGGGTFLGLCCLLTGCSTFDEALQMASQGESTRVDKLVRDIYGGDYERFGLPGWAVASSFGNMMSKEKRESVSKEDLARATLVTITNNIGSITRMCALNENIEKVVFVGNFLRVNTLSMKLLAYAMDYWSKGQLKALFLRHEGYFGAVGALLELLRSS; encoded by the exons atggAGTTCAATGGCTTCCAACGCAACGATGAGACTGTCGCGGAAGACGAGACGCCCACGAAGCAGCCGCGGTCCAGCAAGGAGATGCCCGGTTATTCCGCCGAGGGGCCGAAGGACGAGGCCGCGGCGTCGGCTGCCAGAACCGAGCGGAGCTCCGGCTCCGCGGCTCGACCAAGGCTCGACTCGGTGAAGAAAACAAGGCCGC CCTTCCCCTGGTTCGGAATGGACATCGGGGGCACTCTGGTGAAGCTGGTGTACTTCGAGCCAAAAGATATCACAGCagaagaggaacaggaggaggtggagaacctGAAGAGCATCCGCTGGTACCTGACCTCCAACACTGCCTACGGTAAAACGGGCATCAGGGACGtgcacctggagctgcaggacctgACCATGTGTGGCCGGACGGGCAACCTGCACTTCATCCGCTTCCCGACGCAGGACCTGCCGGTGTTCCTGCAGATGGCCCGCAACAAGCACTTCTCCAGCCTCCACACCACCCTCTGTGCCACCGGTGGGGGCGCGTACAAGTTCGAGTACGATTTCCGCACA ACGGCCGACCTTCAGCTGCACAAGCTGGATGAGCTGGAGTGTTTGGTCCGGGGCGTGCTGCACATCGACTCGGTGGTGTCCAGCGGACCCTCGGAATGCTACTACTTTGAAAACCCCACCGACCCGGAGCACTGCGTCCAGAGGCCGTACACGCTGCAGAACCCTTATCCTTTGCTGCTGGTCAACATCGGGTCAGGGGTCAGCATCCTGGCCGTCTACTCTGAAAACAACTACAAACGAGTTACAGGGACCAG CCTTGGAGGTGGGACCTTCTTGGGCCTTTGTTGTCTGTTGACTGGCTGCTCCACCTTCGACGAAGCTCTACAAATGGCTTCTCAGGGCGAGAGCACGCGAGTGGACAAGCTGGTCCGGGACATCTACGGAGGGGACTATGAGAGGTTCGGACTGCCGGGCTGGGCTGTGGCCTCCAG TTTTGGCAACATGATGTCCAAGGAGAAGAGGGAGTCCGTGTCCAAAGAGGACCTGGCCAGGGCGACGCTGGTCACCATCACCAACAACATTGGGTCGATCACCAGGATGTGCGCTCTCAACGAG AACATAGAAAAAGTGGTGTTTGTGGGCAACTTCCTCAGAGTCAACACCCTCTCCATGAAGCTGCTGGCCTACGCCATGGACTACTGGTCCAAAGGGCAGCTCAAAGCCCTCTTCCTGCGCCACGAG